From Methylobacterium radiodurans, a single genomic window includes:
- a CDS encoding MarR family winged helix-turn-helix transcriptional regulator gives MSAADERSATAPDDATLGGPVNGKAKRGKSGAKTETAGRRLRPPGQKSVGWALVQAARLHRARIGDRLASLNLFAGQEQVVQALAAAGTMTMGDLAATLRVRPPTASKTISRLAALGFVERRAEAGDGRIVRVRLTETGLAKAEAIERIWDEVEAELLDGFDSKEKRRLRKLLRKAARNLADASGIAGHETEADAEIEAEDDEADAHGLNGSALPAL, from the coding sequence ATGTCGGCGGCGGACGAACGTTCGGCAACCGCGCCGGACGACGCGACTTTGGGCGGCCCCGTGAACGGCAAGGCGAAGCGCGGCAAATCCGGCGCCAAGACGGAGACGGCAGGCCGGCGCCTGCGCCCGCCGGGGCAGAAGAGCGTCGGCTGGGCGCTGGTCCAGGCGGCCCGCCTCCACCGCGCCCGCATCGGCGACCGCTTGGCGAGCCTGAACCTCTTCGCCGGCCAGGAGCAGGTGGTGCAGGCGCTGGCCGCCGCCGGCACGATGACGATGGGAGACCTCGCCGCCACCCTGCGGGTGCGTCCGCCGACCGCCTCTAAGACGATCTCGCGCCTCGCCGCCCTCGGCTTCGTGGAGCGCCGGGCCGAGGCCGGGGACGGGCGCATCGTGCGTGTGCGCCTGACCGAGACGGGGCTCGCCAAAGCCGAGGCAATCGAGCGGATCTGGGACGAGGTCGAGGCGGAGCTGCTCGACGGGTTCGACAGCAAGGAAAAGCGGCGTCTGCGCAAGCTGCTGCGCAAGGCCGCTCGCAATCTCGCGGATGCCTCGGGCATCGCGGGCCACGAGACCGAGGCCGATGCGGAGATCGAGGCCGAGGACGACGAGGCGGACGCCCACGGCCTCAACGGCAGCGCGCTGCCCGCGCTCTGA
- a CDS encoding response regulator: MSSEQTISQDDRPVILLVEDEALTIMDLGDVLEDGGYETVQCASAERALSILQARPDICGLVTDVELSGKTNGFELATSVAEARPNLPILIVSGRAAPDPERMPPGAQFLARPCSGDEILDRLKSLMPC; the protein is encoded by the coding sequence GTGTCGAGTGAGCAGACGATCTCTCAGGACGACCGGCCGGTGATCCTCCTCGTCGAGGACGAGGCGCTCACCATCATGGATCTCGGCGACGTGCTGGAGGACGGGGGATACGAGACCGTGCAGTGCGCCTCGGCCGAGCGCGCGCTGAGCATCCTGCAGGCCCGGCCCGATATCTGCGGGCTCGTCACCGACGTGGAATTGTCGGGCAAGACCAACGGCTTCGAGCTGGCCACCTCGGTGGCCGAGGCGCGGCCGAACCTGCCGATCCTGATCGTCTCGGGCCGCGCTGCCCCCGATCCCGAGCGCATGCCGCCGGGCGCGCAGTTTCTCGCGCGCCCCTGCAGCGGCGACGAGATCCTCGACAGGCTGAAGAGCCTGATGCCCTGCTGA